The region CTGACGATAAAGGGCTCAATTCGCTATCTTGCCGGGTGTTACCCTGCTGCAATTGACCTCATCTCCAGTGGCAAGGTCGATGTTAAGCGACTTGTGACGAACAGGTTCAAGTTTGAAGACGCAGAGAAGGCGTTCGAACTGGTCAAAGAAGGGCGGAGCGATGTTTTCAAGGTTCTGATTGAAGGGGTTCAGTAAATAGCTTGTCAATAATGGGCCTCGCAACTCTTGTGGTCGCCCCAATCGGTTCCATCCAAGGATACAAGGATGCATTGGATTTGCATGATCGTTTAATTCTGATCCACCGTTCTCTCGATACAGCACGACCACGTGTTGGCTAGCTTTCTACCACCAGTGCGCACCTGTCCACTATAAGCTCATCCACATTGTGGGACAAGGGTTGCTATTTCTGTAGTCGGTGCAATTATGTTttgggcgacgacagccagCGATGGCACGATGGACCTCATTCCAAGCGCTCATCGGCAGTGAGCCTTCCTTCCAGCCCCAACTCTTGGTATGACATCCCCCATTCTTGGAGCAAGGCATGCACCCTATATCCGGTCGCGATCCCAAGATTATCCTGGATGCTCGTGAGAATGTCGACCAGGCCCTTTCTTTCTTGAATATTTGCACAGCACCTGCCAGCGACGTATAATGGCTGAATAGCCCTCAACCTGACTGCATCGCACGGTGTTCCGCGGACAATTGAGATGACTTTAGTCGCGTGAAACCGTAGTTTCTGCTGTGTTGCGCGGAACGCGTGCAACAGGTCAAAACACACAGCGCTGCCTGTAGTCGACGCTGAAAGAAGATGCGAGGGACGATGAATCAACAAGAGCAGGCGCGCCATGTGGTAGTACATCATGGTTGTAGAACACAGATCGTTACTGAACCAAATCTCCTGGCTGAATAGCCCCGACGCTTCCGCCCCATAATCATCCTCAGGGGTGAGAAAGTTGCCATCGGGATAAAACGAAGGCGAGAGCATCTCAAACCAGGCGTCAAACTCACATTCCAGACTCAACAAGGCAAGCGCCGTGGTATTCGTTTCCATGTCTatcgttgccgctgccgagttCCACTCTGGTAATGGGGCCAACGTTTCCACCAGCTTGCATAGTAGCCGGATGAGCGTGTAAGAAAGAACTTTGTCTCGAGCGTGTTCTGCGGTGGTAGACAGGCTATTCGGACCCGAGCTTAGAGTCAATCGCCCATTGTCTTCGGCGAGAAGTCCCATGTTTCGCCATAGCGCGAGGTTGTCCGTATTGATGCGCGTCCGTCGGTGTGAAACGACTAAAGAGCTGTCAGCCTTGTCCCCCAACCCCCCCTGGAACCCGACCGACTCACAGGACTCTTCGAGGTCATTCACGACAAAATTCCAGAAGCCAGCCTTGACCTCCATGATATCCTTTGTCCAAGGGTACACTTGCTCGTAGATTGGGTGTTGCTCGAGCAACTTTCCATCATCGATGAGGTCGAGAAGCTTCGAGAAACCCGTCAAGTGGCCAGACCAAGCATCACGATTAGCACTTAGATGCTCGTACTGGATCAAAATGCACGTGCCCAGAAGTCGGACGATGGggtcctcgccatcggcgcgaATCATCAAGTCTCCTCGCGAAAGCGATACTGCAGGCGATGGGTGATTGCCTCCAGTGGCTTGAGATTCCTTTGGGGTAATTGACTTGACGAGCGTTTGTATGGCCTTTTCGTAGTATTTATTCCGTACCATGTGAAACCGAgcctgccgcggccgagtCTTTCTGCGATTCGCTCCTGAGTTTTCCCACGAAGCACCGTCGACTCTGGTGCTCTCATCTGACCCAGCTGTTTCGCGGCGACCGCGCATGCTGCGTAGCGCAAAATGGAGTGCTCGCGAGCGAGAGTCAACACTTCGCGGCTAAAGACCTCGTAGCGATACAGTAAGTCCATCCTTGAGACGCGTCAGGTACAGGATGTGATGTTTTCGAGCAGGCTGTATTCGTACCATGGTGCTATGCACTCAGAGTAATGTCGAAGGAGGAACAGTTCCTCCTGTGTATCCTTGAGCGACGCTATGGTGCATTCAGGTAGCACGCAGTGCTTTGCAAGGTTGGGACTCGTAGGTGGTTCTTGACCTATGGGATGTAAGCCTGTTGATCACATCATTGGAGGCTCCAAGTACCCTGAGAATGAAGAGTAGCTGTGGGCAAGCGTGAAGTCCGCCCTGCGAGCGTCACTGAAGCATAATTACGGCGTTCTGATCCTAGTGACGGAGGAGTAGTGTCCCCGACAAGCTGATCCGATGGAGCCAGGGCAACTAAACTCGAAGCGAACGAATGACCGGGCGTGATGTTGACTCCGATCTCATTGGTGATGGCTGTTGGACCTACAAAGCGTTAGCATAAGCCGTTATTGGGATATTTCATGGAACGAACCACTATGTGGATCATGGCTGCATGCGCCTCTCGCATCGTCGACATTGTCCGCCGATTCTCTCGAATGAGTTGTTGCACCCGCGGGTGCAAAGGCATGCTGCTTAAACACTGAGTCCTGCAGATGACACGTCCGATCACCTTTCAGGCATTGACCACATCGCGGCTGCCGCTCATCGCATTTGattttgcggcggcggcactcTGGACTGATCGATCTCAGCCGGGGtcccgtcgaggaggtccAAGATGGCTGGGCTGAATGCGAACTCACCAGCCCTTCCGCGACCGTTTGGCAGCCCGGGCCCGTCTCGACTTGATGCGACCCGTGTCATCGCGCATCCCTTGTCTGACTTGGTCCATGAGGAGGAACTGCAGCTTCCTCAATACGCATAGTTTTCCTACCTGGGTATTGGTGACGTTGGCGGGTGATGCCAAGTCGAAAGAGCGGCGGACGACGTCAAGGAGTGGAGTCATGCCCGCGTGGAGAtgtggtgctggtggcgtCAAGGCCTGTAGCAAGATGCGCATAATTTGCCATTCTTGGCTAGCCACTGTACCAAGTGCCCACCAACAACCAGCAGTGCCGAAAGTTGATTCTGCAGGTTGCCGACCCCAGGTTTCTTTACCCCAGCTCGCGATCCTGGGACCCCCAGCTTCCTACACCGTGGCGGGTGGAGACGCGGGGTGAACGCCGTGTTGAGACATCCATCCCTGGTTATTGTCGTGCTATCCGATTGACGTATTTATTGCCTTGTCTACTGCCCTCAAGTCGCGCTTCATGTATTCCTCATACGCTGACAGTGGCAGTGAAACCACTTACACTCACGACTCATTATCCCATCATGTTTTGCCAAGTCAAGAAGACGGAGCCTTACTTTGGCCTCACGGGCAAGTGGCTCACGGCATGGATCACGTTTGCTTGCAGCGTCGACATGCTCATGTTCGGCTACGATCAGGCAGTCTTTAGCGGCGTCATCGTGACCGACGACTTTCTTGTCCTGCACGACCTTGTCGGACCAGAGAAGACGTCACTCCTCTCtaccatcaccgccatctATGATATAGGATGCTTTTTCGGTGCCATTGTAGCTTTTACAGCCGGAGAGCGGCTCGGTAGGAAAAAGTCCATCATCGCTGGCACCATGATCATGACGGTTGGTATGCTTCTCATGACCACATCCTTCAGCATCGAGCAAATGTTTGTTGGGCGTATCGTCCTAGGGTACGTGACACTTGAGTGACCTTGTCGGCTGGTACAGCTAGTGACTGAATGGCGACTGACGATCATGTACGTAGCATCGGCAACGGCATCAATACGGCGACCGCCCCCATTTGGCAGACGGAGACCTCTCCTGCACACCTTCGCGGCAAACTTGTCATGTTTGAAATGATGATGAACATTGTCGGTTTCTCGCTCTGCAACTGGATCAATTACGGATTGTCCTttgccggtggcgccgtcGCTTGGCGCTTTCCGCTTGCCTTTCAggccgtcttcatcatcgcgCTGTTTGCGACGGTGCCGTGGCTGCCGGAATCTCCACGATGGCTGCTCTACCATGGGCGCGACGATGAAGCCCGACAGGTTCTCAGATGCCTCGCGGGCAAGGACACGGACGACGCAAACATTACTGTTCAGCAAGAGGAAATCAAGTACAGTGTGCAGTACGAAAAGGAGCACCATGTTAGGTGGAGAGATCTGCTACGTCCTCAGCCAGGAGGCACCAAACCTCTCCGGAGGCTCATTCTAGGTGCTGGCACGCAGTTTATGCAGCAATTTGAAGGCACGTATCACCACTCAAAACTCTTCGAGCTTGGCGCTGACAGAGAAACCTGCATGTAGGAATCAACATCATGTCCTACTATTTGCCCACTGTACTCATCCAGGCTGTGGGTCTATCCAACCAACTCGCGCGCCTTCTTACTGCCGTCAACTCGGTCACATATCTCATATTTTCATGCATATCTATTCCCCTGGTCGAGAGATGGGGACGTAGAGGCTTGATGATGGTATCGActgctggccaaggcgcagccttcctcgtcatcacAGTTCTACTCCGATATGGGAGCCCGCCTGATGGGAATAGCAAGGCTGCCGAAGCATCCAttgttttctttttcttGTACTACGTTGCGTTTGGCATTGGAATGCTTGGGGTACCGTGGCTATACCCGACCGAGATCAATTCCATTGCCATGCGAACAAAAGGCTCGGCggtggccacggcgaccaaCTGGTGAGATGTCCTTTTGCATCTTGGTGAATGATTTGCGTCTCTAACTCCTCCCTCTTGTCAGGCTCACGAATTTCGTCATTGTCGAAATCACACCCATCGGCATCCAAAACCTGGGGTGGAAGTTTTGGATCGTGTTTACGATCTTCAACACGGCTTTCATGCCAGTCATATACTTTTTCTACCCCGAAACTTGTAAGAAGCTGTCCTCTCCGCATGGCCTTGCTTGAGATCTTGGTCTAATTCGCAACAGCAAACCGCACCCTTGAGGACCTGGACGATTATTATCGGAACAATCCGCCGCTCATTGTCACTGGTGACGCCGACGTTACCGGCAGCAAGAGGCCGCGCAAGTATGTGGAGATGGAGCAAACGCATATGCGGCGTGTTGTTCGGACAAGCGTAGATGGTGCGCCGTATAAGGAGTCTGCATCTACAAACGTCCATGTTGAATAAATTCGGGCGGAACCGTGCGAAGGACATGGCTTGATGAGGGCTGTACGACAGCATCAAATGTTAAAGACATAGGGACGCTTGTAGCATCGGTGGCGGCGCAAATTTGGTGATTTGATTCTTCAAAGCCACACTGTGGCCCGAGTGTGCGTGATTGATGAGTGTTACCGCTTCATATCCCAGACATCTACACCATTGACGTTGCGTATGCTTTCTAGTTTGTAGATTATATCATAATTCGATTTGTTCGTTCCCTTGCCTGAAACTCCGTAAAAACCGTTGACGGCCCGTCTCTTTGCGATATTAATGTCCAATGAGAGACTGGTAGCACAAGATGTCACAAGGCTTGTTGAACATGGTCTCGCATCATGTCATGCCAGGGGTGCAATTTAGTTCTAGTGAAAGCGCTAACTGCATACACCATACTATATGCGCTCATGTCAAAGTGTAGCCCCCGTCTACAATAATGTCTGCACCCGTCATATAGCAGCaggcgtcgctggcgaggAAAGCATAAATCTGGGAAATGGTCAGCTCCATTCGCCGGAGTATCTTGGGAACTCACCCCTTTGAGCTCCGATGCTGAAGCCATGCGACCCCCAGGGATCATGGACATCCAGTTGTTGAATCGCTCCTTTGGTTGCGTGTACAGCACTGTCGTCGGTCAGTGTGAGCGGCGTGCGTTGTTATGCGGCCAGGGTAAACAGGACAGCAAGCCTACGTACTGTCTGTCTCGATGAAGCCGGGCGAGACGCAATTGACGCGTGCAAAGTCCACCcactcgacggccaggctcTTCGCCAGGTGAACCACAGCGGCTTTTGACGAATTGTACGCCGCCTGTCTCTGGGGGATGTTGACGAGCGTCGCGCTCACCGACGCCGTGATGATCAGGTTGCCGCGCCCCTGCTTCTTGAACACGCGGCCCGCGGCCTGGGCCGTCCacatgacgccgtcgagatTGACGCTGTTGTTGGCGCGCCATTGCTCCTCGGTGTATTCGAGGCTCGCAATGTCGGCGCAGACGCCCGCGttggccacgacgacgtcgaggcctcCAAAGTCGGCGACAACGCGGTCGacagtggcggcgatggcgtcgcgcgATCGCACATCGCTCTGATAGGCCTTTGTGCGCACGCCCGTCTGCGAGCCGATCTTTGTGGCTatggcatcggcgtcggtgcTCGTGCTGTAGATGATGGCGACGTCTGCACCGGCCTCGGCTAGCGCCCGCGTAACCTCGAGCCcgatgcccttggcgccACCTGTGATGGCTGCGATCTTGCCTTTGAGACTGAACTGAGAGAGAACAGGAGCTTCGGGATTCTGTGGCTTGAATAATGGCATGTTGCTTGCCGGGCACTGATGGCTCGGCGGACGCGGTCAGGGATGAACACAGGTAGAGGAGGATCCGGATCGATATAGTAAGGCGGTCGCGGGCTTGTGAGGAACCGTGTCCGACGTGGGGATATTTGTATGCACGTCATCTTTGCCAACTCAAACCGCTTCcatatatactgtacagtgcCACGCTCTTGTTGGGGAGCTGTCCGGTTTGCTCAAGCTCCGATATGTCGTCGCGGAACAATGGTGGAGTCTTGCGATGTTGGCACTAGAGCCGAACATGGCAGTTTATGCGGCGACGAGTTTGCGAACCTTTGGATGCGACAGCTTCAGCGATTCGGCTTGCGATGGGCCAATCCCCGCGCGGGGACGTAACGAACTATCCGGTGCCGCATCGTGACTGCATCGTAAAATCGATGCGAAAGCACCGACACATATTCTGCGCGTCGCTTCATTTGCCCTTTTAGATGTCACGACTTGCTTCCAGCCGGCGCTCAGGACTCCAGGAGAGGGCGCTAAACCGCAGGGTCGCCTGCACAGACGCCTACGAGATGCTGCCCACGCAGTGCAAGTACGCAGCCCAACGGGCATTTCATCGCATATATCGGCGCCTCAGCGTGACAGCATAATTGTCACTCTCTTCTCATATATCTGCAAGCCTGGAAACGAGATCTCTGCGATAGGCTGGGCGAGGGGTTTAGCTTGCTAACTTGGTAAGATGCGGCCTCGAATATGTCTCTGCGTGTGCATGTCCTTCAACTGACTTACGTTGCTTGATTGCACGCTCTCTGTCGCGATTGTTCCATTTATTTGGGCAATTCTTGGCCTGCACaggccagccacggccacgaAGAGGGCAGTTGAAGGCTCCATTTGTGCGCCGACTCGCGACGTCTGtagcccgcgacgacgccttaCTCGTTGCTACCGGCCCTGTCTACAGCCCTCTAGGCTGACTTAGCCCGCTGCGGCCACTGATGTGACAAGCCCCAATTGCAGCGGGTTATAGGGGAGTCCACCCCGTTACGGAGGCACACGTAGTTACTGTCTCCCCGGCCACCAGCCCGCACTTCAACACCCCGCCGAGCGTGCCTGAGTACTACAGATTGCTGCTCGAGCTATTGCGGCCCGATGGTCCGGAGGTTTGAGCGCCCTTCATGATTGAGACTGCTACTAGAACTGGGCGACAGGAGAAAGCGTGGCACTACAGTATGCGGAGACTTGATGGGCCCCGAAAGCGCCAGAACAGTAAGACGCGTCACGGGCGGGGGGTGATGCTTTTACGAAGTACCAGGTCTGGATCTGCCTCCAATTATCTAGAGGCGACCGCAACAAGGCTCCCGCGCTTGAACTTGGGCGTCTTCGACTAGATACTTGTACCGGCAGCCGCCTGGAATAGTGTCCCCTCGTCCATGGAAGGCAGCAACAATATCCAACTCATTCCAGCTAGATCAGGTCTCCCAGTCTCGCAACGACCGCTGTCGCTTATGGCCGCATTGCGTATGCCATACTTCGACTTGGTAATTTGCGGTCGTCAGCGTCAATTTAGCCTGTCGCTGTGGCCCACCATCGTCCCTCTAATAATGTTGCTGCCTTCCGCCGTCCGATTTTCACCATAAAATGATGGCGCAGCACATGTCAAGAAAGCGTTCGACACTTCGATGTCAGGAGGGCACTTCGTCGCATGTTCGCTGCTTTGAACCGACGGCCGGCCATATCCATTTGACAATCCCGCTGCTATGACTCCCTATAGCTTGGAACACGGTAACATGGAGTGCCCGTCATTCGAAGTAAGAGGCACGACAAAAAAAGATGCGATTTTCGAGTTTCCCAAACCGACGGAAATCGCAGGTTCTATTCCTCTCAGAACCGTCGTGTGTCACTACATTTCCGCACCAAATCAGCGCATTGTCCCAGCACACCAACTGTACATGATTTTGGGCAGATTGCGATGCCTCATCTATGCTCTGGACCGCTACAACGAAGGCACTACCACACGGTCAGAGATGTTTTTACAGTACTGGCGACCACGAACGCTGGAGCAGCTGTCTGGATTTGGGTTCCACGCCAGAGACGATAAACCACTCTACGTTGTCGGGTTGCAGGAGCTCGTGCAGAAAATCGAGGGGCTCTACAACGAAGAAATCGGCAACGCGAGGCGGCTAATTGAGGGCGGGCTGATTGCGTTTGAGGGTCTAGGCGAGCTATACCAAACCGGAACTCCTTTCCAAGCGACGACTGCACTgggcggagcagcagcggccttCTTTGTCACCGATAGCTATTACGAAGAACACCGGGCCCTCCTCGGCACGCAACAGACCTTTCACGTCACCATGCAGTTTGTGGCGACAATGGGCGACCACTTCACCCTGGTAACTTTCACACAAGTCTTGAGCAGCTGGACTGGTGTTCGCGCCCGACCCCTCTCGAGCCTTACGTACGTGCCCGTCGATTCAGTTACCCGGCAGGTCCTCCAGAACCGAGGGGACATATATACAAGATATGGTGTTGCTGGTGCCAAGTTTCTGGCATACGCGCCACACACGTTCTTCATCCACAGGACCAGTTCATTCGGTGGCCAGGGCAACACCACACTCCCCAAGCCTCGCACCAGCCAGATGCCATCAGGGGGTCGGATCATGATCGATGTGGCTCGTGCCTCCAATATGGGCTATCAAGCAGCTATGGGTGCCGACGAACCCACGCTTGCCTTGTCGAATGCCATTGGACTTCACAAGAGATGGCAGAGCCGTAAAACGACGAAAAGCGCACCGGTCCCAGATACTTTGAGCATATGGGAGACGGTGCCCTCTGAGCTCGCTATGTACTGCTGGCCTGCGCTGGCCGGCTTTAGCTTCACGGCCAAAGCGTGGGGGCAGGTTCttgtcgagggcctcgagcctGTCACATTCCGAGATGAAGCGTTTGAGAATCTGGTCCTCGCGGAGGAGCGGAAACGGCTCATtcgcgccctcgtccgcttCGGAGCGAGCTCTGGTGTCGATGACCTCGTGAGTGGAAAGTCTGGAAGCAGTATATTTCTCCTACACGGGCCCCCTGGTGTAGGAAAGACTCTCACCGTTGAGGCTATTGCTGAGCTCATTCACTTACCTCTCTACATTGTCACAATGGGAGAACTCGGCGCGACGGCACAAAGCTTGGAGGACCGCCTGGGCGAAATCTTGGAACTGTGTTCCGAATGGAACGCGCTCATGCTACTGGATGAAGCAGACATCTTTGTCGAGAAACGGACAACCGCAGACCTGACTCGCAACGCCATGGTCTGCGTCATGCTGCGATTGTTGGAGTACCATCCTGGCATTTTGTTTCTAACCACCAACCGGGTGCAATCGCTTGACCCCGCCGTCGAGAGTCGCGTCACAGTTGCGCTACGCTACGAGCCACTGTCCGTCGACGCACGCGTGCAGATTTGGGAGACGCTATTGCGGCGTACTTCATTACCACGCGGTGCCGACGTGAACGTTGAGCGGCTCGGTGAGTACGCGATGAATGGCAGAGAGATCAAGAATGTGGTGAGGCTTTCAGTTGCACTCGCCACGGAGCGTTCGTGCCAGACCCTTACGCAACAAATCTTGGAGGAGACATTACGCACGACGTTTTTGGGTCGGCAGGAGATGACTGAGGAACGCGTCGGCTAGTTTGTATTTATTACTATGAGCCGCACCATAGACGACATCACTATCATCACGAGTCTTGCCGTCCAGTAACGCGCGTATATTCCTCGCACCCAAATAGGTTTCTCGCGACTCATCGACGAGTTCGAGACAAGGCTGGGCTTTGTGGCAAGGGCGCTGGTGTGACATTTTACTGGTGGCCGCGGCACTGGACAAATGCTGCCACTCCCGTACGACTTGAATATACCGCTGTAAGATACTGGGC is a window of Purpureocillium takamizusanense chromosome 10, complete sequence DNA encoding:
- a CDS encoding uncharacterized protein (TransMembrane:11 (i21-44o64-84i96-114o120-141i153-172o184-205i291-309o315-335i342-365o377-400i443-462o)~EggNog:ENOG503NVXD~COG:P), producing the protein MFCQVKKTEPYFGLTGKWLTAWITFACSVDMLMFGYDQAVFSGVIVTDDFLVLHDLVGPEKTSLLSTITAIYDIGCFFGAIVAFTAGERLGRKKSIIAGTMIMTVGMLLMTTSFSIEQMFVGRIVLGIGNGINTATAPIWQTETSPAHLRGKLVMFEMMMNIVGFSLCNWINYGLSFAGGAVAWRFPLAFQAVFIIALFATVPWLPESPRWLLYHGRDDEARQVLRCLAGKDTDDANITVQQEEIKYSVQYEKEHHVRWRDLLRPQPGGTKPLRRLILGAGTQFMQQFEGINIMSYYLPTVLIQAVGLSNQLARLLTAVNSVTYLIFSCISIPLVERWGRRGLMMVSTAGQGAAFLVITVLLRYGSPPDGNSKAAEASIVFFFLYYVAFGIGMLGVPWLYPTEINSIAMRTKGSAVATATNWLTNFVIVEITPIGIQNLGWKFWIVFTIFNTAFMPVIYFFYPETSNRTLEDLDDYYRNNPPLIVTGDADVTGSKRPRKYVEMEQTHMRRVVRTSVDGAPYKESASTNVHVE
- a CDS encoding Sorbose reductase (EggNog:ENOG503P0K4~COG:Q) codes for the protein MPLFKPQNPEAPVLSQFSLKGKIAAITGGAKGIGLEVTRALAEAGADVAIIYSTSTDADAIATKIGSQTGVRTKAYQSDVRSRDAIAATVDRVVADFGGLDVVVANAGVCADIASLEYTEEQWRANNSVNLDGVMWTAQAAGRVFKKQGRGNLIITASVSATLVNIPQRQAAYNSSKAAVVHLAKSLAVEWVDFARVNCVSPGFIETDMLYTQPKERFNNWMSMIPGGRMASASELKGIYAFLASDACCYMTGADIIVDGGYTLT
- a CDS encoding uncharacterized protein (EggNog:ENOG503P0TR), with product MRGRRETAGSDESTRVDGASWENSGANRRKTRPRQARFHMVRNKYYEKAIQTLVKSITPKESQATGGNHPSPAVSLSRGDLMIRADGEDPIVRLLGTCILIQYEHLSANRDAWSGHLTGFSKLLDLIDDGKLLEQHPIYEQVYPWTKDIMEVKAGFWNFVVNDLEESFVSHRRTRINTDNLALWRNMGLLAEDNGRLTLSSGPNSLSTTAEHARDKVLSYTLIRLLCKLVETLAPLPEWNSAAATIDMETNTTALALLSLECEFDAWFEMLSPSFYPDGNFLTPEDDYGAEASGLFSQEIWFSNDLCSTTMMYYHMARLLLLIHRPSHLLSASTTGSAVCFDLLHAFRATQQKLRFHATKVISIVRGTPCDAVRLRAIQPLYVAGRCCANIQERKGLVDILTSIQDNLGIATGYRVHALLQEWGMSYQELGLEGRLTADERLE
- a CDS encoding uncharacterized protein (COG:O~EggNog:ENOG503NU7H), which produces MFLQYWRPRTLEQLSGFGFHARDDKPLYVVGLQELVQKIEGLYNEEIGNARRLIEGGLIAFEGLGELYQTGTPFQATTALGGAAAAFFVTDSYYEEHRALLGTQQTFHVTMQFVATMGDHFTLVTFTQVLSSWTGVRARPLSSLTYVPVDSVTRQVLQNRGDIYTRYGVAGAKFLAYAPHTFFIHRTSSFGGQGNTTLPKPRTSQMPSGGRIMIDVARASNMGYQAAMGADEPTLALSNAIGLHKRWQSRKTTKSAPVPDTLSIWETVPSELAMYCWPALAGFSFTAKAWGQVLVEGLEPVTFRDEAFENLVLAEERKRLIRALVRFGASSGVDDLVSGKSGSSIFLLHGPPGVGKTLTVEAIAELIHLPLYIVTMGELGATAQSLEDRLGEILELCSEWNALMLLDEADIFVEKRTTADLTRNAMVCVMLRLLEYHPGILFLTTNRVQSLDPAVESRVTVALRYEPLSVDARVQIWETLLRRTSLPRGADVNVERLGEYAMNGREIKNVVRLSVALATERSCQTLTQQILEETLRTTFLGRQEMTEERVG